From Triticum urartu cultivar G1812 chromosome 2, Tu2.1, whole genome shotgun sequence, a single genomic window includes:
- the LOC125535824 gene encoding viral IAP-associated factor homolog isoform X2 — protein sequence MADYHFVYKDVEGATTQWDDIQRKLGNLPEKPEPFKPPPFAPRVDADEQPKSKEWLDARDPDELEELEDDLDDDRFLEQYRRMRLAELKEAAKTARFGAVQPITGSDFVREVSQAPPDVWVVVFLYKDAIPECGLLETCLEELAPKYAETKFVKIISTDCIPNYPDRNVPTILVYNNSAVKGTYVGLQKFGGKKCTPEYPVLNDGQGGGDSSRNNVMEGVRRKFIEKVVSQLETQEDEDDSD from the exons ATGGCGGACTACCACTTCGTGTACAAGGACGTGGAGGGGGCGACCACGCAGTGGGACGACATCCAGCGCAAACTCGGAAACCTGCCCGAGAAGCCGGAGCCCTTCAAGCCGCCGCCCTTCGCCCCCAGGGTCGACGCGGACGAGCAGCCCAAGTCCAAGGAGTGGCTCGACGCGCGCGACCCCGACGAGCTCGAGGAGCTCGAGGACGACCTCGACGATGACCGCTTCCTGGAGCAGTACAG GAGGATGAGGCTTGCAGAGCTCAAGGAGGCAGCAAAAACTGCCAGATTCGGCGCAGTACAGCCCATCACAGGCTCTGATTTTGTGCGTGAGGTTTCGCAGGCTCCACCGGATGTCTGGGTTGTGGTCTTCCTCTACAAGGATGC GATACCAGAATGTGGGCTGCTTGAGACTTGCCTGGAGGAACTGGCGCCGAAATATGCAGAAACCAAGTTTGTTAAAATTATTTCCACGGACTGTATTCCCAACTACCCAGATAGAAATGTTCCTACAATACTGGTGTACAACAACAGTGCTGTCAAAGGGACTTATGTTGGTCTACAGAAGTTTGGTGGAAAGAAATGCACACCTGAAT ACCCAGTACTGAATGATGGACAAGGTGGTGGCGATTCATCCCGTAACAATGTCATGGAAGGCGTTCGCAGGAAGTTCATAGAAAAGGTTGTCTCCCAGCTTGAAACGCAAGAAGACGAAGATGATAGCGACTAA
- the LOC125535824 gene encoding phosducin-like protein 3 isoform X1 codes for MADYHFVYKDVEGATTQWDDIQRKLGNLPEKPEPFKPPPFAPRVDADEQPKSKEWLDARDPDELEELEDDLDDDRFLEQYRRMRLAELKEAAKTARFGAVQPITGSDFVREVSQAPPDVWVVVFLYKDAIPECGLLETCLEELAPKYAETKFVKIISTDCIPNYPDRNVPTILVYNNSAVKGTYVGLQKFGGKKCTPESVALALCHSDPVLNDGQGGGDSSRNNVMEGVRRKFIEKVVSQLETQEDEDDSD; via the exons ATGGCGGACTACCACTTCGTGTACAAGGACGTGGAGGGGGCGACCACGCAGTGGGACGACATCCAGCGCAAACTCGGAAACCTGCCCGAGAAGCCGGAGCCCTTCAAGCCGCCGCCCTTCGCCCCCAGGGTCGACGCGGACGAGCAGCCCAAGTCCAAGGAGTGGCTCGACGCGCGCGACCCCGACGAGCTCGAGGAGCTCGAGGACGACCTCGACGATGACCGCTTCCTGGAGCAGTACAG GAGGATGAGGCTTGCAGAGCTCAAGGAGGCAGCAAAAACTGCCAGATTCGGCGCAGTACAGCCCATCACAGGCTCTGATTTTGTGCGTGAGGTTTCGCAGGCTCCACCGGATGTCTGGGTTGTGGTCTTCCTCTACAAGGATGC GATACCAGAATGTGGGCTGCTTGAGACTTGCCTGGAGGAACTGGCGCCGAAATATGCAGAAACCAAGTTTGTTAAAATTATTTCCACGGACTGTATTCCCAACTACCCAGATAGAAATGTTCCTACAATACTGGTGTACAACAACAGTGCTGTCAAAGGGACTTATGTTGGTCTACAGAAGTTTGGTGGAAAGAAATGCACACCTGAAT CTGTTGCATTGGCGCTTTGCCATTCAGACCCAGTACTGAATGATGGACAAGGTGGTGGCGATTCATCCCGTAACAATGTCATGGAAGGCGTTCGCAGGAAGTTCATAGAAAAGGTTGTCTCCCAGCTTGAAACGCAAGAAGACGAAGATGATAGCGACTAA